In Prochlorococcus marinus CUG1435, the genomic window AAAGACACTGCCAAAACTTGGCAGGTGATATGGCTGGGTTTCTGTTTTAAATTTAAGGTTATTTTTGGTGGTTTGAATTAATTGTTCGAGATTACCATTTGGCTCAAAATTAAGCTTTGCACTAATAATTGCAAAATCATTATTTTGAAAAGAGCTAAATCTATACTCAAAAATGATATCTTTTTTTTCAATTTCACATGTTTCATTAGTTTTATTATTAATAACTTTCACTGAAATAAGATTTTTTGCTAGCGATAAATTACCTGTACCTGCATTCATATAAATTGCTCCCCCTAAAGTTCCTGGAATTCCGACAGCCCATTCTCCTCCTTTTAATCCATTTTTCGCAAGAGAATTAGATAGTGCGGGGAGCATTACACCTGCTTCTGCTTCAACAATTCCTGAATCTGGCTCTATGCTTAATGACTTCATTTTTTTTGTACATATAACTAAACCTTTTATGAAAATATTATTGATT contains:
- the murB gene encoding UDP-N-acetylmuramate dehydrogenase; this encodes MNKKIFCENCNLSSYTTIKVGGVAEYFAEPRNIDEFSYLIKWANLNKHRCQIIGAGSNLLINNIFIKGLVICTKKMKSLSIEPDSGIVEAEAGVMLPALSNSLAKNGLKGGEWAVGIPGTLGGAIYMNAGTGNLSLAKNLISVKVINNKTNETCEIEKKDIIFEYRFSSFQNNDFAIISAKLNFEPNGNLEQLIQTTKNNLKFKTETQPYHLPSFGSVFKNPENSYAAKLIDDLGLKGFKIGGAEISTMHSNFIINISSASSKDIYELITVIQQKVLQKKGIYLQPEVRMIGFDYPN